The following proteins are encoded in a genomic region of Liolophura sinensis isolate JHLJ2023 chromosome 7, CUHK_Ljap_v2, whole genome shotgun sequence:
- the LOC135469835 gene encoding carbonic anhydrase-related protein 10-like — MEVGDKPGKELLVISKEFLEVRYKDWAVNISGISVSNLLPDTEGYITYEGSLTQPGCYETVTWIIMNKPIYVTKKHMANLRMVNRSEKNSANQWEMYDNRRPIRPLYHRAVRTNINFPKRTPACNMERVKKYKVNKIFKGR, encoded by the exons ATGGAG GTTGGTGACAAACCGGGAAAAGAGCTCTTGGTCATTTCCAAGGAATTTCTTGAAGTTCGATATAAAG ATTGGGCGGTAAATATATCGGGTATTTCCGTCAGTAACCTTCTGCCGGACACGGAAGGTTATATCACGTACGAAGGGTCATTGACACAGCCAGGATGTTACGAGACGGTTACGTGGATCATTATGAACAAACCTATTTACGTAACAAAGAAACAC ATGGCGAATTTACGGATGGTTAACCGCTCAGAGAAAAACAGCGCTAATCAATGGGAGATGTATGACAATCGCCGCCCAATACGACCGCTATACCACCGCGCTGTCAGGACCAATATCAACTTCCCTAAAAGA ACACCGGCTTGCAATATGGAACGGGTAAAGAAATATAAAG TTAACAAGATattcaaagggaggtaa